Proteins from a genomic interval of Mycobacterium conspicuum:
- a CDS encoding glutathione peroxidase: protein MTLKDIALKTLDGKPVTLTDLSDGATLIVNVASKCGLTPQYTALEKLAKDYGGRGLTVVGVPCNQFMGQEPGTAEEIQEFCSTTYGVTFPLLEKTDVNGDDRHPLYTELTKAVDADGQAGDIQWNFEKFLVSPDGAVVNRFRPRTEPDAPEVIAAIEAVLPR from the coding sequence GTGACCCTCAAAGACATCGCCTTGAAGACGCTCGACGGCAAGCCGGTTACGCTAACGGATTTGTCCGACGGGGCAACGCTGATCGTGAACGTCGCCTCTAAGTGTGGACTGACGCCACAGTACACGGCGCTGGAGAAGCTGGCCAAAGATTACGGCGGCCGGGGCCTGACGGTCGTCGGCGTTCCGTGTAATCAGTTCATGGGCCAGGAACCGGGCACGGCCGAGGAAATCCAGGAGTTCTGCTCGACGACCTACGGCGTGACGTTCCCGTTGCTGGAGAAGACCGACGTCAACGGCGACGACCGCCACCCGCTCTACACCGAGCTGACCAAGGCCGTCGATGCCGACGGCCAGGCCGGCGACATCCAGTGGAACTTCGAGAAATTCCTGGTCTCCCCCGACGGCGCGGTGGTCAACCGATTCCGGCCCCGGACCGAACCGGACGCACCCGAGGTCATCGCCGCTATCGAGGCGGTGCTGCCCCGATAG
- a CDS encoding MFS transporter yields the protein MTQPVEAGTALPRSQTAFMVTALAVSVASFMLNATMFSPAIRDINAHLGPQGYASMSAYFYLSGAICNVVLIRWSDYIGRKNVLLGILVVQCIGTLLCVATTSLPIVVLGRVLQGGSNITFGLSYLVMRETLSATAFGVCCGVLSAVNAGVGGFDALLGGFMVDHYGYRSIFVLTLVVGVLAIALIWKAVPGAGPAGAVSGRMDWVGAALIALGIAGINLFLGNGGHQGWLSPLVLGFIVAAIVALVAFVVVERRVEHPLVHIDEMASRYAWPVIALTILFFASFMVVLGFIIPSIAEDDQIGFGASGQTTALLFITPASAVQLVVAPFIGRLAVKIGFVTVLRAGLVFAIADTALLAIFAFQRGMVPVLMGVFGIVLATCLTPIAALGVLQAPRDEPGSLPGIANSAFGIGGSIGFAWAGTVVAQGTKAGYQSALWICVAIGVATLVMSLILKPRPLVAAGPAPQLTHQP from the coding sequence ATGACTCAGCCTGTTGAGGCCGGTACAGCGTTGCCGCGCAGCCAGACTGCGTTCATGGTGACGGCACTAGCGGTGTCGGTCGCCTCGTTCATGCTCAACGCGACCATGTTCTCGCCGGCGATCCGGGACATCAACGCTCACCTCGGGCCGCAAGGCTATGCGTCGATGTCGGCCTATTTCTATCTCTCCGGCGCGATCTGCAACGTCGTGTTGATCCGCTGGAGCGACTACATCGGCCGCAAGAACGTCCTGCTCGGCATCCTCGTCGTGCAATGCATCGGGACGCTGTTGTGCGTCGCAACCACGTCGCTGCCGATCGTGGTGTTGGGCCGGGTCCTGCAGGGAGGCTCCAACATCACATTCGGCCTTTCCTACCTGGTGATGCGGGAAACCCTCAGCGCGACGGCGTTCGGCGTCTGCTGCGGCGTGCTCTCGGCGGTCAACGCCGGAGTGGGCGGCTTCGACGCGCTGCTCGGCGGGTTCATGGTCGATCACTACGGCTACCGCTCGATCTTCGTGTTGACCTTGGTGGTCGGCGTCCTCGCCATCGCGCTGATCTGGAAGGCGGTGCCCGGCGCCGGCCCGGCGGGCGCGGTGTCGGGCCGGATGGACTGGGTAGGGGCGGCCCTGATCGCGCTCGGGATCGCCGGGATCAATCTGTTCCTCGGCAACGGGGGACACCAGGGTTGGCTTTCGCCGCTGGTGCTCGGATTCATCGTGGCGGCCATTGTCGCGTTGGTGGCGTTCGTGGTGGTCGAGCGGCGCGTGGAGCATCCCCTGGTGCACATCGACGAGATGGCGTCGCGCTACGCCTGGCCGGTGATCGCCTTGACCATCTTGTTCTTTGCGTCGTTCATGGTGGTGCTCGGCTTCATCATCCCGTCCATCGCCGAGGACGACCAGATCGGCTTCGGCGCCAGCGGCCAGACGACGGCGCTGCTGTTCATCACTCCCGCCTCCGCGGTCCAACTCGTCGTGGCACCATTTATCGGACGCCTCGCGGTCAAGATCGGCTTCGTCACCGTGTTGCGCGCGGGCCTGGTCTTTGCCATCGCGGACACCGCGCTGCTTGCGATCTTCGCCTTCCAGCGGGGCATGGTCCCCGTGCTGATGGGCGTGTTCGGAATAGTCCTGGCCACCTGCCTCACCCCGATCGCCGCGCTGGGTGTCCTCCAAGCACCGCGAGACGAGCCGGGCTCGCTGCCCGGAATCGCCAACTCCGCCTTCGGTATCGGCGGATCGATCGGATTCGCTTGGGCCGGAACGGTTGTCGCGCAGGGCACGAAGGCGGGGTATCAGTCCGCGTTATGGATCTGCGTGGCCATCGGCGTGGCCACCCTGGTGATGAGCCTTATCCTCAAGCCCAGGCCGCTCGTCGCGGCCGGCCCCGCCCCGCAGCTGACGCATCAGCCATGA
- a CDS encoding fatty acid desaturase family protein, whose translation MAITDVPAFAHLTDADIENLAFELDAIRQDVEDSLGERDARYIRRTIAAQRGLDVAGRLLLAASAKRSTWWAGTLTLALAKIVENMEIGHNVMHGQWNWMNDPEIHSTSWEWDMSAASKHWVSAHNYQHHKYTNILDMDDDVGYFILRVTRDQPWQRYNIGNLPYNLVLALAFEWAIGLQTVDLEKYFDDGPEGDIARRRTREFTTKAARQIVKDYVAFPALTSLSPAATYKSTLTANALANVIRSFWAHAVIVCGHFPDGAEKFTNTDMAGETKGEWYLRQMLGSANFDAGPVLRFLSGNLCHQIEHHLFPDLPSNRLHQVSLRVRAVCDKYDLPYTTASFAMQYGRTWRTIAKLSLPNRYLRDTADDAPETRSERMFTELGPGFAATDPVTGRHRGLKTAIAAVRHWRRANRRRCGSRQQTAPSLSNAQI comes from the coding sequence ATGGCGATCACTGATGTTCCGGCCTTCGCCCACTTGACCGACGCCGACATCGAGAACCTGGCCTTCGAGCTGGACGCGATCCGCCAAGACGTTGAGGACTCGCTGGGCGAGCGTGACGCCCGCTATATCCGTCGCACCATCGCCGCGCAGCGCGGCCTAGATGTGGCCGGTCGGCTCCTGCTGGCCGCAAGCGCGAAGCGCTCGACGTGGTGGGCGGGCACCCTGACGCTCGCCCTGGCCAAGATCGTCGAGAACATGGAGATCGGCCACAACGTCATGCACGGCCAGTGGAACTGGATGAACGATCCCGAGATTCACTCCACGTCGTGGGAGTGGGACATGAGCGCGGCGTCAAAACACTGGGTCTCCGCCCACAACTATCAGCACCACAAGTACACCAACATCCTCGACATGGATGACGACGTCGGCTACTTCATCCTGCGCGTCACGCGCGACCAGCCCTGGCAGCGCTACAACATCGGCAACCTGCCCTACAACCTCGTGCTCGCGCTCGCGTTCGAGTGGGCGATCGGCTTGCAGACCGTCGACCTCGAAAAGTACTTCGACGACGGCCCGGAGGGCGACATCGCCCGTCGGCGGACGCGCGAGTTCACCACCAAGGCCGCCCGGCAGATCGTCAAGGACTATGTCGCGTTCCCGGCGCTCACCTCGCTTTCGCCGGCGGCGACCTACAAGTCGACGTTGACGGCCAACGCGCTGGCCAATGTGATCCGCAGCTTCTGGGCCCACGCGGTCATCGTCTGCGGGCATTTCCCCGATGGCGCAGAGAAATTCACCAACACCGACATGGCCGGCGAAACAAAGGGCGAGTGGTATCTGCGCCAAATGCTGGGTAGCGCCAACTTCGACGCCGGTCCCGTGCTGCGGTTCCTCAGCGGCAACCTGTGCCACCAGATCGAACACCACCTGTTTCCCGACCTGCCCAGCAACCGTCTGCACCAGGTCTCGCTGCGGGTGCGCGCCGTCTGCGACAAGTACGACTTGCCTTACACCACAGCCTCTTTCGCGATGCAATACGGCAGGACCTGGCGCACCATCGCCAAGCTGTCGCTGCCGAACAGATACCTGCGCGACACCGCCGACGACGCGCCGGAAACCCGCAGCGAGCGGATGTTCACCGAACTGGGCCCCGGTTTCGCCGCGACCGACCCCGTGACGGGCCGCCACCGCGGACTCAAGACAGCGATCGCGGCCGTGCGCCACTGGCGTCGTGCGAACCGACGTCGATGCGGAAGTCGTCAACAAACGGCGCCGTCACTTTCCAACGCGCAGATCTGA
- a CDS encoding cutinase family protein: MSGSNVDMWNTASPQPAGVAAALAAAFPDLFYWQPVGNYPASVFPMGPSVDAGVAELNRLCTQVNPPGGAPSYPESSIILLGYSQGAIVVCKFLHTIAWLNPQIANRIVAVGVWGNPLRLPGFASGNQFAGWPMPAHVDGVITGGISGPACMTPADVAPHLLTPVTHFWGDFVNTIGVGNDIYADAPVGPNPWTAEAGPGVIETQIYNIVQNATTANIFAILRDAVKLVNPKTSIEEIISITEAIVNGGMFLAAGPNAAHYTYDTTPIYNFIALAGQETAPFATSQV, translated from the coding sequence GTGTCGGGATCCAATGTCGACATGTGGAACACCGCGTCACCGCAACCCGCCGGGGTGGCCGCTGCGCTGGCGGCGGCGTTTCCTGACCTGTTCTACTGGCAGCCGGTCGGTAACTATCCGGCCAGTGTTTTCCCCATGGGTCCCAGTGTTGACGCCGGTGTCGCCGAGCTGAATAGGCTTTGCACACAAGTCAATCCGCCTGGCGGCGCACCGTCATATCCGGAGAGCTCCATCATTTTGCTCGGATATTCCCAGGGCGCGATCGTCGTGTGCAAATTCCTGCACACCATAGCGTGGCTGAATCCTCAGATCGCGAATCGTATTGTTGCTGTGGGTGTTTGGGGAAATCCGCTCCGGCTGCCTGGGTTCGCCTCTGGTAATCAGTTCGCCGGCTGGCCGATGCCGGCGCACGTCGATGGTGTTATCACGGGAGGCATTTCAGGTCCGGCCTGCATGACCCCGGCCGATGTTGCGCCACACCTGCTCACACCGGTGACCCATTTTTGGGGCGATTTCGTCAACACCATCGGAGTCGGCAACGATATCTACGCGGATGCGCCCGTCGGGCCCAACCCGTGGACGGCCGAGGCGGGCCCGGGTGTGATAGAGACACAGATTTACAACATCGTTCAAAATGCGACGACCGCAAACATTTTCGCGATCCTTCGCGACGCCGTGAAGTTGGTAAACCCGAAGACATCGATTGAGGAGATCATTTCCATCACCGAAGCGATCGTCAACGGCGGCATGTTCTTGGCGGCCGGCCCCAATGCAGCGCACTACACCTACGACACGACACCGATCTACAACTTCATCGCCCTGGCGGGCCAAGAGACCGCACCGTTTGCCACCAGCCAGGTTTGA
- a CDS encoding SAM-dependent methyltransferase gives MPRTDNDTWDLATSVGATATMVAAARAIATKADNAVIADPFAEPLVRAVGVDFFTRWADGEIDAADVDLDESSWKLGHMPDAMAARTCFFDLFFRDATDAGIRQAVILASGLDARAYRLAWPADMTVFEIDQPEVIEFKTTTLAGLGATPTADLRTVAIDLRQDWPTALVEAGLDTHRPTAWIAEGLFGYLPPAAQDALLDNITALSADGSRLACEATPDAPQIDKEQARERMRRASAKWRKHGLELDFTDLGFEGDRTDVGTHLENLGWRTVGTPMRQLLADNGLASIPQNDDAVSVADTIYYGAVLAK, from the coding sequence ATGCCACGCACAGACAACGACACCTGGGACCTGGCTACCAGCGTGGGCGCCACGGCCACCATGGTGGCGGCCGCTCGCGCGATCGCGACCAAGGCGGACAACGCCGTGATAGCGGACCCATTCGCCGAGCCGCTGGTCCGTGCCGTCGGCGTGGATTTCTTCACCCGATGGGCCGACGGAGAGATCGACGCCGCGGATGTCGATCTCGACGAGTCCAGCTGGAAGCTGGGACACATGCCCGATGCGATGGCTGCCCGAACTTGCTTTTTCGACCTGTTCTTTCGCGATGCGACCGACGCCGGAATACGTCAGGCCGTGATATTGGCGTCGGGCCTCGACGCACGCGCCTACCGGCTGGCTTGGCCCGCCGACATGACGGTATTCGAGATCGACCAACCCGAGGTGATCGAGTTCAAGACCACCACTTTGGCCGGGCTCGGCGCGACCCCCACCGCCGATCTGCGCACGGTTGCCATCGATCTCCGTCAGGACTGGCCGACGGCGCTCGTCGAAGCCGGTCTGGACACGCACCGCCCGACCGCGTGGATCGCCGAGGGGCTTTTTGGCTATCTGCCGCCGGCGGCGCAGGATGCCTTGCTGGACAACATCACTGCGCTTAGCGCCGACGGCAGCCGCTTGGCCTGCGAGGCAACGCCGGACGCGCCACAGATCGATAAAGAACAGGCGCGTGAGCGCATGCGCAGGGCCAGCGCCAAATGGCGTAAGCATGGCCTCGAGCTGGACTTCACCGACCTTGGTTTCGAGGGTGACCGCACCGACGTCGGGACTCACCTGGAGAACTTGGGCTGGCGGACGGTCGGCACCCCGATGCGCCAGCTGCTCGCCGACAACGGTCTGGCGTCGATCCCGCAGAACGACGACGCGGTGTCGGTGGCCGACACGATCTACTACGGCGCCGTACTGGCCAAATGA
- a CDS encoding YchJ family protein, whose translation MTATSCPCGSGENYRACCGPLHDGAVQAQSAEELMRSRYSAYAKGDADYLFRTWHPRTRPLDVSVDLRITWTGLEVIDTVAGGPDDDRGEVEFRARFESAGRADSLHERSRFERRAGRWFYLDPKSE comes from the coding sequence TTGACGGCGACCAGCTGCCCCTGCGGCAGCGGCGAAAACTATCGCGCCTGCTGCGGGCCGCTGCACGACGGCGCGGTGCAGGCACAGTCGGCCGAGGAATTGATGCGATCAAGGTATTCGGCCTACGCCAAGGGTGACGCCGACTATCTGTTCCGCACGTGGCACCCGCGCACGCGGCCGCTCGACGTGAGCGTTGATCTCCGCATCACCTGGACCGGCCTGGAAGTCATCGACACCGTCGCGGGTGGCCCCGACGACGATCGCGGCGAGGTGGAGTTCAGGGCCCGGTTCGAGTCCGCGGGGCGCGCCGATAGCCTGCATGAGCGGAGTCGCTTCGAACGCCGCGCCGGGCGATGGTTTTACCTCGATCCAAAGAGCGAGTGA
- a CDS encoding PecA family PE domain-processing aspartic protease, producing the protein MSYLIAAPEMLAATATEVAGIGSSLNAAEAATSTPITAVLAPAHDDVSAAIASFFSDYARQFQVLSARAATFHAQFARALNTAEAAYATAEAANTSPLQWFSPWKTLTGRPLVGDGADGKAGTGQAGGNAGWIFGRGGDGGSGADGQAGGNGGHAGLIAGNGGNGGAGGTGGAGGGGGGAGLIGSGGDGGAGGLNAAGGAGGRAGRLFGDFGTGGLSGTPLGTGAVSMQTYQNTLPVVDVSVNGGPSVPVVVDTGSEGLVIPIRQIGLYHLGLPTGFGSGHYSGGLGYYYLTFDTTVNFGNGIVASTPVDVVFFGFPEAFRLFAGADGAAGIMGIGVNAIGPGPTSPVTGLPGDLSQGVLINEQQGYLQFGPNPLPAVASTPGAPISDLYVQVNGGQLHSVAGTFIDSGGVLGTLPSGLIGGAIHVPPGTTITVYNSDHQELYSYTTTRANTPSVTFDTPYSMNTGFEPFWQGPVYIDYSPGGIGTTVFDYSPT; encoded by the coding sequence ATGTCGTATCTAATCGCAGCACCGGAAATGCTGGCAGCAACCGCCACGGAGGTGGCGGGCATTGGCTCGTCGCTCAACGCGGCCGAGGCCGCGACATCGACGCCCATCACCGCGGTGCTGGCACCCGCCCACGATGACGTGTCGGCCGCGATCGCATCATTCTTTTCCGACTACGCCCGGCAGTTCCAGGTCCTCAGTGCGCGCGCGGCGACATTTCACGCCCAGTTCGCACGAGCCCTGAACACCGCTGAAGCCGCGTACGCCACCGCCGAAGCTGCAAACACCTCGCCGCTGCAGTGGTTTTCGCCCTGGAAGACCCTGACCGGGCGCCCCTTGGTCGGCGATGGCGCCGACGGCAAGGCAGGTACCGGGCAGGCCGGCGGGAACGCCGGCTGGATTTTCGGACGCGGCGGCGACGGCGGGTCGGGCGCAGATGGCCAGGCCGGAGGGAACGGCGGTCACGCCGGGCTGATCGCGGGCAACGGCGGCAACGGCGGGGCGGGCGGAACCGGTGGTGCCGGCGGGGGCGGAGGCGGCGCCGGTCTGATCGGTTCGGGTGGCGACGGCGGCGCCGGCGGACTCAACGCGGCCGGTGGGGCCGGCGGCAGAGCCGGGCGCTTGTTCGGCGACTTCGGGACCGGCGGGCTATCGGGGACTCCCCTTGGGACCGGGGCCGTCTCGATGCAGACTTACCAAAACACCCTGCCGGTGGTGGACGTCTCGGTAAACGGTGGACCGAGTGTGCCCGTGGTGGTCGACACCGGATCCGAGGGTTTGGTCATCCCGATCAGGCAGATCGGGCTGTATCACCTCGGCCTACCCACCGGGTTTGGGTCCGGCCATTACAGCGGGGGGCTGGGGTACTACTACCTCACCTTCGACACCACGGTGAACTTCGGCAATGGCATCGTTGCCTCGACGCCGGTCGACGTCGTCTTCTTCGGATTCCCCGAGGCTTTTCGCCTTTTCGCCGGCGCCGACGGGGCGGCCGGCATCATGGGCATCGGCGTGAACGCGATCGGTCCCGGCCCAACATCGCCGGTCACCGGATTGCCAGGCGACCTCAGTCAGGGCGTGCTCATCAACGAGCAGCAGGGTTATCTGCAGTTCGGCCCCAACCCGCTACCCGCGGTGGCCTCGACTCCCGGAGCTCCGATCAGCGACCTCTACGTCCAAGTCAACGGCGGCCAACTGCACAGCGTCGCAGGCACATTCATCGATTCCGGCGGCGTGCTCGGGACCCTCCCGTCGGGCCTGATCGGTGGTGCCATTCATGTGCCGCCAGGCACGACAATCACCGTCTACAACAGCGACCACCAGGAGCTGTATTCGTACACGAC
- a CDS encoding LysR family transcriptional regulator, which yields MPLSARMPELSALEVLSAIAKTGSLNAASREVGTSQQAVSARLTSIESQIGVRLVTRTTRGTRLTEAGEVVAEWADQVLDVAQRVDIGLASLRAERRSRLKVAASHTVAEQLLPRWLVSFQAAAQRHGGVAPEISFTATDSEGAIAAVREGEAELGFIEIRGVLHGLRSRVIGRDELIVVVPPDHKWVRRSAPITVRELRQTPLVSRKSGWRLLLGADEAAESEDGDQPEPAAHPLELASAAAVRAAVLAGAGPAVMSRLAVSDDLNHGRLRAIPVAGLDLRRDLRAIWMGANTPPAGAARDLLHHIATSR from the coding sequence GTGCCGTTAAGCGCGCGGATGCCCGAGCTCTCCGCACTGGAAGTGTTGTCGGCGATCGCCAAGACGGGCAGCCTGAATGCGGCCAGCCGCGAGGTCGGCACCAGTCAACAGGCCGTTTCGGCGCGACTGACCTCCATCGAATCCCAGATCGGCGTGCGCCTGGTGACGCGCACGACGCGGGGAACCCGACTGACCGAGGCCGGCGAGGTCGTCGCCGAATGGGCGGACCAGGTGCTCGATGTCGCACAGCGCGTCGACATCGGGCTGGCCTCGTTACGCGCCGAGCGTCGCAGCCGGCTCAAGGTGGCCGCCAGCCACACGGTGGCCGAGCAATTGCTGCCCCGCTGGCTGGTGTCGTTCCAGGCGGCAGCGCAGCGGCACGGCGGCGTCGCACCCGAGATCAGCTTCACCGCAACGGACAGCGAGGGGGCGATCGCCGCCGTGCGCGAGGGCGAGGCCGAACTCGGCTTCATCGAAATCCGCGGCGTACTCCATGGGCTGCGCAGCCGGGTGATCGGGCGCGATGAACTGATCGTCGTCGTGCCGCCGGATCACAAGTGGGTGCGCCGATCCGCGCCGATCACGGTGAGGGAGCTTCGCCAAACCCCTTTGGTGTCACGCAAATCGGGCTGGCGGCTCCTGCTCGGCGCCGACGAGGCGGCGGAAAGCGAAGACGGCGATCAGCCGGAGCCCGCCGCCCATCCGCTCGAACTCGCTTCTGCCGCAGCGGTTCGCGCCGCAGTGCTGGCCGGCGCCGGTCCGGCGGTGATGAGCCGGCTGGCCGTCAGCGATGACCTCAATCATGGTCGCCTGCGCGCCATTCCGGTCGCGGGTCTGGACTTGCGACGCGATCTGCGTGCGATCTGGATGGGCGCCAACACCCCGCCGGCCGGGGCGGCGAGGGACTTACTGCACCACATTGCGACCAGCCGGTGA
- a CDS encoding TPM domain-containing protein, producing the protein MRIVRLCGLILAVCTAGLLLAAPAGAQPPAKLTAHITDGPGVLTDTSRATVNSAIDRLSRDRHIQLWVVYVDNFSKFKPENWVSKTRDLSGMGDNDVLLAVATNTKAYRFDIPPQAQDLTPAELNSLQRNKIEPAINAKDWSGAAVAAAGGLNKSANPSSPASSPKRTWLWIAIGVAVVLVLLVVVLLLIRRRKRAAHQIGPADGQPNLGGPGDSLGALAMAEARLRQISDYAARHHDSVGAEAKARLEETKRYVAAAHSKQATNAAEATANANRASTLAAQAQSLANADVQKAHRTPRRRGTA; encoded by the coding sequence ATGCGCATTGTTCGCCTGTGCGGTCTAATCCTGGCGGTCTGCACAGCGGGACTGCTGCTGGCGGCCCCCGCCGGTGCGCAGCCGCCGGCCAAGCTCACCGCTCACATCACCGACGGCCCCGGGGTGTTGACCGACACCAGCCGGGCGACGGTCAACTCGGCCATCGACCGGCTCTCCCGCGACCGGCACATCCAACTGTGGGTGGTCTACGTCGACAACTTCTCCAAGTTCAAACCCGAAAACTGGGTCAGTAAGACGCGGGACCTCAGCGGGATGGGCGACAACGACGTGCTGCTGGCCGTGGCCACCAACACGAAGGCGTATAGGTTCGACATACCGCCGCAGGCGCAGGACCTCACACCAGCCGAGCTAAACAGTCTGCAGCGCAACAAGATTGAACCGGCGATAAACGCCAAAGACTGGAGCGGTGCCGCCGTCGCCGCAGCCGGCGGGTTGAACAAGTCGGCAAACCCGTCAAGTCCGGCAAGCTCGCCCAAGCGGACGTGGCTGTGGATCGCGATCGGCGTCGCCGTCGTCCTGGTGCTCCTCGTCGTGGTTTTACTGCTTATCCGCCGCCGCAAACGCGCCGCGCACCAGATCGGCCCCGCCGATGGCCAGCCGAACCTCGGTGGCCCCGGGGATTCCCTCGGGGCGTTGGCTATGGCCGAGGCCCGACTGCGCCAAATCTCCGACTATGCGGCCAGGCATCACGACTCCGTCGGCGCCGAGGCCAAGGCCCGGCTCGAAGAGACCAAGCGCTATGTGGCGGCCGCGCACAGCAAGCAAGCCACCAACGCCGCCGAGGCAACTGCCAACGCCAATCGGGCATCGACGCTCGCCGCGCAGGCACAGAGCCTGGCGAATGCCGACGTGCAAAAGGCGCACCGCACGCCCCGGCGTCGGGGCACCGCTTGA
- a CDS encoding MFS transporter, which translates to MTSLPREGRSRWILAAVSTALFCVQIDYFAMNLSLPRMAADLHSTTSDLQWVISVYMLTLGAFMVPAGRIGDIFGRRRSLLGGIALFGVASVFCAIAPSAAVVIIFRAVQGIGAAFIFPVSVSVLTNAFPAGKSSHAIGLAYGIAGLGNAAGPLVGGLLTQTVGWRFVFWMLVPLAAVSLLVGAATIPETSDETVPRRLDLSGLALITTGIGLFTIAFDRAPSWGWLSAATVGAFVASVLVLAAFVVVEQRVRWPLVNLALLRNSKFSTLVVAGTIANIAYTVTVFLSTMNLQQVRGLDPLTAGIAFLGPSAGAALGGVISGRLAARYSPILVMGIGCAVAAVSLGVLAASAQWALYLVALTACGFTMGLVYAFTTVATQTVVAPERAGEAAGVTLTSLVTIAGVGIAVSGTVLEMLQRHGLSMGSGIQSILAVIAALLLPAGLAVLRSARSESAAAEPS; encoded by the coding sequence ATGACCTCGCTGCCCAGGGAAGGGCGATCGCGGTGGATTCTGGCCGCGGTGTCGACGGCGCTTTTCTGCGTGCAGATCGATTACTTCGCGATGAACCTGTCGCTGCCGCGGATGGCGGCCGATCTGCACAGCACTACGTCTGATCTGCAATGGGTGATCAGCGTCTACATGCTGACGTTGGGCGCCTTCATGGTGCCTGCGGGCCGCATCGGCGACATCTTCGGGCGACGGCGCTCGCTGCTCGGCGGCATCGCGCTGTTCGGAGTCGCATCGGTATTCTGCGCGATCGCGCCGTCGGCCGCCGTCGTCATAATTTTTCGGGCGGTCCAAGGTATCGGGGCCGCCTTCATCTTCCCGGTGTCGGTCAGCGTCCTGACCAATGCCTTCCCGGCGGGCAAGTCGAGTCATGCCATTGGATTGGCCTACGGCATAGCCGGATTGGGCAACGCCGCGGGTCCGCTGGTGGGCGGGTTGCTCACCCAGACCGTGGGCTGGCGGTTCGTCTTCTGGATGCTGGTGCCGTTGGCGGCGGTGTCGTTGCTCGTCGGCGCGGCGACGATTCCGGAGACCTCGGACGAAACCGTGCCGCGGCGTTTGGATCTCAGCGGGCTGGCACTGATCACGACGGGAATCGGGTTGTTCACCATCGCCTTTGACCGGGCGCCGTCTTGGGGCTGGCTGTCCGCGGCGACGGTCGGTGCATTCGTGGCCTCCGTGCTGGTGCTGGCCGCGTTCGTCGTCGTCGAGCAGCGGGTGCGCTGGCCACTGGTTAACCTTGCGCTGCTGCGCAATTCGAAGTTCTCCACCCTGGTCGTGGCGGGCACGATCGCCAACATCGCCTACACGGTGACCGTGTTCCTCTCCACGATGAACCTGCAGCAGGTCCGCGGGCTGGACCCCCTCACCGCCGGCATCGCGTTCCTGGGCCCGTCGGCAGGCGCGGCGTTGGGCGGGGTGATCTCGGGACGCCTGGCCGCGCGCTATTCGCCCATCCTGGTCATGGGCATCGGCTGCGCGGTCGCCGCCGTGTCGCTGGGTGTCCTGGCGGCCTCAGCGCAGTGGGCGCTCTACCTCGTCGCGCTGACGGCGTGCGGTTTCACTATGGGTCTGGTCTACGCGTTCACCACGGTCGCGACGCAAACCGTGGTTGCACCCGAGCGGGCCGGCGAAGCCGCCGGGGTGACGTTGACGTCGTTGGTGACGATCGCCGGCGTCGGAATCGCGGTGTCGGGCACCGTGTTAGAGATGCTGCAGCGTCACGGCCTGAGCATGGGCAGCGGCATCCAATCCATCCTCGCGGTGATCGCCGCGCTGCTGCTGCCCGCGGGCCTGGCCGTGCTGCGGAGCGCACGCAGCGAGTCGGCCGCGGCCGAACCTAGCTGA